In the Onychostoma macrolepis isolate SWU-2019 chromosome 08, ASM1243209v1, whole genome shotgun sequence genome, CTGAATAAGAACcagcaaaacacacaaaaattacTAAAGCCACTTTTAAAAGGTATaagatgaaaattattttacaaacatgtGTCTTCCTCTTCATTGAAGATGTTGACAACATAGCAGGCAAATACAAATCCCAGGGCctacatgcaaacaaacaaagcatcaGTAAAGTCACACACAAGGcactttttaaaatctatttctatATTGGTGTATATGGATGAATCACAGAAAACTTTAagcaaaaattaagaaaaaatgttcaATTGTAGGTAGCAAAGTTGCTATGCCTGACACAGCAGCATTGTTGTGAGAAATGttcaggaaacctgtttgaaaacagtcattatttctgcacacttcagctttaaacGTCTTCAGTTTTAGGGTCTTACAGAAATGAACAGTTGCAGGGCGCTGTGCATAACTTCAATGTACTGATACTCCAACACACAGCCCAGCTCAGAGACCAGAGCAGGACTTTCCAgatgctgccatctagtggttggGAGGTTTCTGTTCTCACAGCCTGGACCGTTGTCCTTCCACCATGAACGGTAAGACGAAAGTCCCAATGACAGGTAATTGCTGTCCTGCAAGAGCACAGCATTCTGAATTTCAGTTTCGGTACTGAGGAAACATGCGGTGCaagtttaaaatgttgtttaatcCTGTTCATCTGTGATTTGTAAGCTTATACCACAGTGATGATATCATTTCATACCAATGGCACTTATGTATGTGAACTTGGTCTAGCACTAGACTGACCCATATGAGTAATGGGGCTCTTTACCTTTGAAAGTCCTCCAAGGTCTAGATAAAGGCAACAGATAAAGACATTCCAAGTCACCCAAAACATGGTCCAGACTATATActaaaagaaaaggaaagaacATATGGACATCagagtttttaaaaattcaatcgGAACCACTTCTCGTTAACTTCATTAAACAAAAATCCATATGTAAACAACCAAATTACTGTATTAGCTATAGTTTGGGGTGGGTGatgtatttttaaagatatCTCCTATGCTCACCAgcgctgcatttatttgatctaaaatacaataaacagcaatattgtgaaattttattacaatttaaaatatctgaattttgctttctatatattttaaaatgtaatttatttctgtgatggcaaagctgaattttcttcagtgtcacatgatccttcagaaatcatgctgattttatgctcaggaaacatttattattatcatttttgaaaatagttgtgctgatttatatttttctggaaactgtgatatatttttttcagaattcttttgatgaacagaaagttccaACAGCATTTGTAATAATCTGTTGTAAGattataaacatatttactGTCATATTTGATCAGTTGaatgcattcttgctaaataaaagcattaaaaaaaaaaaaacttactaaaCCCAACCTTTTGaatggaatttatttattagtttcttgttaaagaaattaaaacatataatatcaatcaattaaaatgtattattgaatttaataatttttttaatgaatttgttCATTTAGGTATTTTTGTAATCTTTTTATAGTTAGTACcagtattttataaataataagtataaataatgtattttatgaataattgttaataataatagttattttacattgttgttgtaataaaacaagttttattAAATACTATATTATTTAACATACCAATGAAATTtcaaaagttacaaaaaatgtcATGAGGTAAATACAGTACACACCAAAACTACATAGCGGGGCTTATACTGGACTGTCCCAAACAAGCCCAATATCACCACAATGACATGCAGGAAGTTGACAAGGATGGGTGCCCACTGGTAACCTAGAAAGTCGAACACCTGTCTCTCCACAGCAGTGATctagaaaaaaaagacagaaagcaTGATCTGATCAAGATCTCTACACCTTGCTAAAACAGTAAAACCACCAGCTACTTTGCATCTacacaaccaaaaaaaacacCCTCATGCTGCCCCAAACACAATAATGATGGAGACCCCATCTCTCTTTCCCAGAGACACACAATCAAAACCCCCACCTCTGTTTTTCCACATGCTGGCTTTTTACTCAGGGTTGCCAGGGTAACAGAGCCAATGGGGTATAAAGCGTGtgacagagaaacagagagtgagaggtggagaaaaagaaaaggaggGCGGGAGGGAGAAAGGGTGAGCGAGAGGAGATGAGGGACCTCCTTAGAGGTCAGAGGCTCAGTGAGAGGAGATGTATGATTCAGAGGGGAGGTGCTGGGTGTGGGGGATGCTGCTCCTCTCATAAAGCTTCACTGCAGCAGTCATAAACCCTCTCTCTGCCACTAAACACCCATCCCCCATACAATCTCACTCTGTATGCCATAATGCTGCTGTGTACCAGCTGTTCCCAGAGGTTCCACCTCAAATCAACCATTCGTAGCATGTCTTTGCCACAGTCCCCATCCACTGTGTTCCAGCATGAGGTGCTTGACTTTAACCAGCCAAACATAAAACAGTGAGATTTTTCACAGATACAGATGAGCTATCTGCTTTTGGTAACAGACATCTGCATTGCAAACTCagattatacaatatatatccATCTTGGTAaatctaattcataaatgtGGACAGTCTCCAactcatttgaaatatttaaaggaaATATGAAACCACCATTGCACAGAGCAACAGTGGCTGAACCTGTTGAGATAGCTGACATGACGGATGAATGTTCTGCCAAGATTTATAGATGCCAAATGTTACACAAACTTGGACATGGTATAGCAGACATGCAGCAGACCTCTCTTTTTCTATTCACTGGCAGTAAAAGGTGTGAAATGATAAATTGAATTTGTTAAACCAGTTAAACCATACAGCTATATTTTCTTTTTGAGCCATCCTGAGATCAAATGTACACAACTGTAAAGACTAATAACTGCATGTGTCTGTTCTGCACTGTCTTACTCAATCTTCATCATTTATTTAGTAGgtgacagtattttttttaaaaaaaggtcaAGGCTGAGTTAATCCAATGAGATTATAGTCCAAATGTGGTGTCATATCAGATTGCTAATACATAATGCtgacttaaaaatatataactgaATAAGCATCTCCACTCTTTCTTTCATGCACATTTACACAGGCAATAGAAAGAAAGGAAAGACAGAAAAGCTAAGGTTAGACCAAAGTTAAAAGCTATACAAATGTTAAGCAGAATAACAGCAGGGATGTAGGTCACTGTCTCTGTTGGTGTTCAGCACAGAAACAAGAGGGTTTCCTCCTGTGGAGAACACAAGTGCAACTACTGAACTGAGATGACCAGATGAACCCAATATATCACTTTGTGAGAGGAGAAAAGGATCTCACACCACTGAAATACCATGTGCAATCAATGAGCTAAATATGCAttaaacacacattaaaataaacatttgtgaccctggaccacaaaaccagtcttaagtcgctggagtatatttttagcaatagccaaaaatacattgtatgggtcaaaattattattttatgccaaaaatcattaggatattaagtaaagatcatgttccatgaagatatttagtgcattttctactgtaaacatgtcaaaacttaatttgtgatcagtaatatgcattgctaagaacttcatttagacaaatttaaaggtgattttctcagtatgtagatttttttgcaccctcagattccagattttcaagtaGTTGCCCTaccataacaaaccatacatcaatggaaagcttatttattcagctttcagatgatgtagaaatctcaattttgaaaaattgacacttatgactggttttgtggtccagggtcacatttaagcATGTTTACATATAAGGAAAGCTATACACTACGTGCACAACAAACACAGCTATACATAATacactataaaataatgtaggcctattatttgCACTTCAGTTCTCATTGTAGTCttatattgcaaaaaaaaaaagtggtctAGTTTTGTGTGTTCTCCTTTAcaataattactttttataGTAGATAACTGTCCAAAAGTGTTTATGTGCAGCCATATTCTGACGAGGTAAACAAACGCTTCCAATATAACGTTATAGCAATCAAAAGTAGGCCTATGCGTAGCCTACAATTATAGTCTATGtatgtaataattatatatgaaaaACTACGGTTATTGGCACAAAACCTTTCTTCTCTCAAACAATGTACTATTTAAAAGACTGCAGACTTTAAGACTTGAGATGTTCAGAAACTCGTCTCGAAGTTAATATCACAACGTAAAATTTCATATACAATGACAGATTAATAAATTAGATACAAAATTGCAGCGAGTAGACCCTTGTTTT is a window encoding:
- the nkain5 gene encoding sodium/potassium-transporting ATPase subunit beta-1-interacting protein 3, which translates into the protein MGCCSGRCMLMFFCALQLITAVERQVFDFLGYQWAPILVNFLHVIVVILGLFGTVQYKPRYVVLYIVWTMFWVTWNVFICCLYLDLGGLSKDSNYLSLGLSSYRSWWKDNGPGCENRNLPTTRWQHLESPALVSELGCVLEYQYIEVMHSALQLFISALGFVFACYVVNIFNEEEDTYLYK